Genomic segment of Streptomyces sp. NA02950:
CGAACCGCACCCCGCTCGCCCCGATGGCCACGAAGAACGCGGGGTTGTACAGCAGCAGACAGCTGCCGTCGCCGGTGGCCACCACCGCCGCGGTGTCCACCGCTGCCGTCGGGATCTGATAGTGGCACTTGGCGTACAGCCACGAGGACACCACGCTGTCCCTGACCCCGAAGTCGAGCAGCGCCGCCTCCTTGAGTCTGCGCCCCTCCTCGGTCACCTCCGGGTCGTCCACCTGACAGGCCAGCAGGGCCCGCCGGTCGGCCAGATCCACGACCGGGCGTACCGGGGTGTGCCGGCTTCGCCCCGCCACCCACGTCATGCCTCGCCCTCCCGCCCCGCTCCGGCCCCGACGGGGGCCAGGGCCGCCAGTGCCGCGGTCCGCAACAGCTCCGGTACGGTGCCGGTGAACTCCGGGAGCAGGCGCAGCGCCATTGTCCACGCCTCCGCACCGCCGTCCAGATGCTGACGGATCAGAGCCTCCAGATACTCCCCGCCACCGTCCCCCTCGCCCCGCTCCTCCGCGTGGTCCACGAGGGTCAGCACACACCGGGCGGGCTTGGCGGTGCGCATCGTCTCGGCGTGGGTCAGCAGGTTCCGCCGGACCGCCAACTCCACCCAGGACACCCCGCGGTAGGGCAGCGAGAGCGTAGCCTTGGCCAGCACCCGCGAGGGGTCCTCGCCCTCCGTCAGCTTCCGGTAGGCGGTCTGCTCCGAACGGGACATCTGCGCGACCGCCAGCCGCAACAGCTCCGGACAGCCGTCGAGTCCGGCCAGCTGCGACAGGTAGTAGGAGGGCAGCGGCGCCCGCAGATGCTCCGCGAGCAGGGTGTCCCAGTCCCAGACGAAGCCCTCGGCCAGCAGCCAGTCCAGGGTGCGGTCGATGGTCGGATGGCGCAGTCGCCCGGCCAGCTGTTTGGCCGACCCGGCCTTCCGCGCCAGCTCCCGCAACCGCTCCAGCGCACCGTCCGGGTCGGGGTCCGCCAGCAGCACCCGCGACCGTGGTGCGCACGGTGGGCTGGAACCAGTCCGGAATCCGGTCCCCGACCTCCTCCGGCCCCTGACGCTCCCACAGCCCGAGCGCGAACCGCCACTGGAGATGCTGCGAGGAGAGCGAGACCCGGTCCAGAGCACGCCCCAGCATCCACGGGTCGCCACTGGCGATCCAGGGAGCGAACCACACCTTCTGGTCCCTGCGGGTGCTTCGGTCCAGGTCCGCGCGGAGCGCCTCGTCGACCGGCAGCCGATCGGTGCGTCCCGGTGTGAACGGCCTGCCGGTGACCAGCGCCAACCGCTGCTCCCAGCTCGCCGCGCGCTGATAGACCAGGCCCGCGTTGACCGCCGGATCGTCCAGGGCCGCCAGCGCCGTCACCGCCTCCGCCGACAGATCGCGGCGGCGGGAGAGCAGCACCCGCTCCTGGTGTTCCGGGGCGGTGAGCGCCCGTTCCAGCCACCCGGTCCGCCACCGGCCGAGCACCAGCAGGTCGTACGCGGTGCGGGCGTCCAGATGCGGCAGCAGCCGCCACTGGGCCGCGGTGTCGGCGGCGTCGAGCAGCACCAGGAACGCCGCCCGGGCGCCCTTGGGGACCACCGCCTCGGTGAACGCCGGGCGCTCGGCCGCCTCCGGCCACGGCCCGGCGGCGCCCTCCCCGCGCGCCGCCCTGGCGACGGCGTCGTCCAGCAACTCGGCCACCGTGCCGCGGAACCGGGACAGCCGAGCCCGCACCACGCGCCAGGCGGCCACCTCGTCCCCCAGCTTCTCCGCCACCAGCGCGGCCAGCATTCCGGTGAACTCGGCGGCCCGCTCGCGCCCTTCGCGGGTGGTCGTCATCGGCTGCACCGAGGTCAGCGCCGCCATCGCCGGGCGCAACGCCAGCAGCTCATCGGCGGACACGGTCCCGCCGAGCCCCTCCCGCACCAGGGAGGGGAGCAGCTTGCGGGCGTCCTTGGCGGGCAGCGCCTCGAGGGCGGCGAGCGGCACCGGCCTCCCGAGGTCCGTCAGCAGCTTCCCGGCGTCGGGATGTCCCTCGCACAGCACCGGCAGCGCCTCGGCGGGACACTCGGCCCTGGACACCAGCGCGGCCACCACCGCCGGTGCCAGGGGCCGTGAGCGATGTCCGCGCACCAGACCCGCCCAGTCCAGCTCGGCGCGCAGCCCCAGGGCCTGGGGCACGCCCTCCGGCGCGCCGTACACCTCGTCCAGCAGCCCCGCGGGCCCCTCGGCCGCCGCCACCGCGGCCCGCAGGGCCTCCACTCCCTCCGGACCGGCCGCGGCCGCCCGGCCCAGCGCGAGGTCCTCCGCGTCGCCGTGGCCGCCGCGGGGTGCGCCCCCGGTGTCCAGCAGCGCGGCGAGCCGGTCCGAGCCATCGTGGAGGACGAGGGAGAGCATGCCCCGCAGCCGCTCGCCACGGGTCAGCTCCCCGCCGGGCCACAAGGTGTCCAGGGCGTGCGCCACCACCTCGGGGAACGGAGAGACCACCGCGGCCCGCAGGGCCAGCCGCCGGTGCCCGGCCGAGGAGGCCCGCACCGTCAGCAGCCCGGCCGCCGGACCCGGCCTGTCGAACCAGAGGCGGTCGGCGGGATCCGCCGCCGCCAGAACGGTGCGCAGCTCGGCGAGTGTCCACGAGCCGTCGTGGAACGCCTTGGCCGCCACCAGCGGATGCCCGGACGCCGCGAGCCGCACGCGCAGCGCCGGACCGGCCGCCGTCGCCTTCTGGTTCCCGGCCAGCAACTCCAGCCACGTGCCGCCTTCGGCCAGCACCGCGTCCACCAGAGCCGACGGGATCCGCTCGGCCGACCGGACCACGGGCTTCAGCAGATCGGGCGTCCGCTCGAGCAACTCCCGCAGATCCTCCGGGCGGCCGCGGTCGAGCAGCGGCCCGAACGCGGGGCGGGGCGGCAATCCGGTCATCTGGCCTGGTCCTCTCATCGGCGCTCACAGGGCGCGGGGAACCAGGACAGGGCGACCGGCCGGGGAGCATGACGCTCCCTCGGCAGGTGACCTGTCTTCCCCCGCAACACCCCACACGTTATCGGCGGGATACGACACCGTGAGGGCCCGTCCCGGACGCCGGTGGGCGAGGACTCAACGGGCGCTGGCCAGGGTCGGGTAGTCGGTGTAGCCCGTCTCTCCGCCCGTGTACATCGCGTACCGGTCCCGCACCGGATTGAGGGGCGCGCCGATGCGCAGTCGTTCGACCAGGTCGGGATTGGCCATGAACGCGCGGCCGAGCGCGATGAGGTCGGCTCCGGAGGCCAACAGCCGTTCGCCCGCGCGGCGGCCGCCGTCGGCGGGCAGCGGACCCCGCCCCAGCGCCGGATTGGCCATCAGTGTGCCCGGCCAGTCACGCCGGATGTCCCGGTAGAGCGGCTGGTCCGGGTCGGCGAACACGATGTGCAGATAGGCCAGGCCGGTGCCGGCCAGCACCCTGACCAGCGCCGGGTAGATCTCGTCGGTGTCGCCTTCCGCGATGCTGTTGACCGTGTTTCCGGGGGAGATGCGCAGTCCGGTCCGTTCGGGACCGATCGCGTCGGCGACGGCCCGGACCACCTCGACCGTGAAGCGGATCCGGCCGGAAACCGCACCGCCGTAGCCGTCGGTGCGCCGGTTGGTGTTCTTCGCCAGGAACTGGTGCAGGAGGTGGCCGTTGGCCGAGTGCACCTCGACGCCCTCGAACCCGGCATCGATGGCGTTGCGGGCCGCCGCGGCGAAGTCGGCCACGGTGGACCGGATGTCGTCGGCAGTCATCTCCCGGGGCGGAAAGGCGGGTTGACGTCCCTGAGGGGTGTGGATCGTCTCCGGGAGCGGGACGGGTGACGGCGCGACGGGCGTCAGACCGTGGGTGTCGGGGTGGCCGACCCGTCCTCCGTGCTGCAACTGCAGGAACATCCGGCCACCGGCGGCACGGACCGCGTCGGTCACCCGTCGCCAACCCGCCACCTGCGCACCGGTGTGGATCCCGGGGATGTGGGGATACGTCTGCCCCACGGCGTTCGGCGTGGCCGCCTCGGCGATGATCAGCCCCGCGGAGGCGCGCTGTGCGTAGTACGTCGTCATCATGGGACCCGGCACCCCGTCGGCCCCGGCCCGGTTGCGGGTCAGCGGTGCCATCACCAGACGGTTGGGCAGTTCCAGGGGGCCGAGGCGGGAGGGGGCGAAGAGCGGGGACTCCACCGATGCGGGGGACTGTACTGATGTGTTCGTCATGCCGGTACGGTAGAAGTTGACATCAGTGTCAGATTCAAGTCCTCGAGTCGGCATGCGAGGTGGGGCAATGCGCATCGGTGAACTGGCCCGGCGGAGCGGGGTGAGCGAGCGTTCGCTGCGCTACTACGAACAGCAGGGACTGCTGCGCGCGGAGCGCACTCCCGGCGGCCACCGCGACTACGGCGACTGGGCCGTCGACCGGGTCATCCGCATTCAGGAACTGCTGGCCGCGGGACTGAACAGCGCGAAGATCGCCCAGTTGCTGCCCTGTATGCGGGACGGGGACGGCGGGCCGTCCGAGATCGCCACCCGGCAGCTGGTCACCGAACTCATCGGGGAACGGGACCGCATCGACCGCATGATCGGCGATCTGATCCGCTCACGCGATGTCCTGGACGAGGTGATCGCCACGGCGTCGGACGGATGAGCGGCCGCCCCGCCGGTGTTCCGTGCCCCCGTCCCGGCCTAGTCCGCCGCCACCTCCTCCCGTCGCTCCCAGGCGACCTGGGCGACATCGGCCATGACGGCGAGGATGTCCGGACCGTCTGCTGCCCCGTCGAGATGGCGGTATTCGGTGGCCACCGTGATGACCATCCGTTCGGGCAGTCCCAGCCGCGGAAAGGTGTTCTCTGCGATGAGGGCGCGGGCCGCGTCCAGGGCGGGGACCCCGGCCTGGTGCAGCTGATGACTGCGGTGGCGGAGGTGCTCGAGGTAGCGGATGTGGCCGCGGACGCCCTCCGGATCGAGCACCGGACCGTGGCCCGGGACGATGATCTCGGCCCCGGTGGCCAGCACCCGTTCACAGGCGGCGATCACGTGGCTCAGCGGGCCCGCCCAGTGCACCGCGTGGTCGCCGGGGTCCTCCGTGCCGGAGGCGAAGATGACATCCCCGGTGAACGCCACGCGCTGCCGCGGCAGATAGGCGATCAGATCACCGGTGGTGTGCGCGGAGGGCAGTCCGAACAGCTGGACCGGCACCTGCCCGATGCACAGATCGAGTTCGCCGGTGAAGGTCAGGGTCGGCTCCACGACATCGGTGGCGGACCAGTCGAACCGTCCGAAGTGGCGCTGGAGGTACCAGCCGAGCGGTGTCTCCGGATCGCTGCCGTGCACCAGGGCGTGCAGCTGCCGTGGCTTCGGCTCCCAGGCGATATGACCGAGCGCCTCACGGGTGGCCACGACCTCCGGGTCCGGCAGCACCTCCGCACCCCACAGATGGTCACCGTTGGCATGGGTGACGATCACCCGTCCGATGCGGCCGCCGTCGGGGAGCAGGGTCCTGCTGCGCTCCAGGAAGTCGAGGGCCATCCGCCGGTCGTAGGGGGTGTCCACCCAGGCGGCGGCGCCGTCGGGGGAGACGATCAGACCGCAGTTGGCCAGTCCCCATCCGGTACTCGGTCTGGGGGACCACAGGTGGACTCCGTCGGCGAGGGCGATGAGCGGCGACTGCGAGATCATGAACGCCAGTATCCCGGGTGCCGGGCCTCACGACGGTGACTTCGCGCCATGGGGACGGTGGCGCCGCCCCAGCCGTCGCGGCCGCCCCAGCGGTCACGCCGTGCGGGAGCGGGTCACGCCGTGAGGGGGCGGTCGGCCGGTTCGATCGGCGCCGGAAGCGTCGTGGAGCCCGTCAGATAGCGGTCCACGGCCGCCGCGGCCGACCGGCCCTCGGCGATCGCCCAGACGATCAGCGACTGGCCGCGGCCCGCGTCCCCGGCCACGAAGACCCCGTCCGCCCCGGCGCCGAAGTCCACGTCGCGGGCGATGTTCCCCCGGGTGTCGGTCTCCAGCCCGAGCTGGTCGAAGAGCCCGTCGTGCTCCGGACCGCGGAACCCCAGGGCGAGCAGCACCAGATCGGCGGGGAGCACCCGCTCGCCGCCCGGCTCCGGCCGCCCCTCGCGCTCCGCCCCGACCAGCCGCAGCGCCCGGACGCCGCCGTGCGGGCACGCCGCGTCCGGTGCGGTGCCCTCGAAGCGGACGGTGGTGGCCGAGAACACCCGGGCGTCCACGTCCGCCTCCGGTGCGGCCGCCAGCTCGTCCGCCTCCTCGTGGGCGGCGGACATCCGGTAGATCCTGGGGTAGGTGGGCCAGGGCTCGGCCTCGTCCCGCTCCTCGCCCGGCCGGGGGTGGATGTCCAGCTGGGTCACCGAGGCGGCGCCCTGCCGCAGTACGGTACCCAGGCAGTCGGCGCCGGTGTCCCCGCCGCCGATGATCACGACGTGCTTGCCCTCGGCGTTGATCGGCGGCCGGAGGTAGTCGCCCTCCTGGACCCGGTTGGCCATCGGCAGGAACTCCATCGCCTGGTGGATCCCGGCCAGTTCCCGGCCGGGCACCGGCAGCTCCCGCCAGGCCCGCGCGCCCACCGCGATCACCAGCGCGTCGTAGCGGGATCTGAGCTCGGCGGCGTCCACATCGGTGCCCACGCCCACCCCGGTACGGAATTTGGTGCCCTCGGCCCGCATCTGCGCCAGCCGCCGGTCCAGGTGGTGCTTCTCCATCTTGAACGCGGGGATGCCGTAGCGCAGCAGACCGCCCGCCCGGTCGTCCCGCTCGTACACCGCCACGGTGTGCCCCGCCCGTGTCAGCTGCTGGGCCGCGGCCAGACCCGCGGGGCCCGAGCCGATCACCGCGACGGTGCGGCCGGTCAGCCGCTCCGGGGGCCGGTGCGGGACACGGCCGCTCTCCCACGCCCGGTCGGCGATGGCGACCTCGACGTTCTTGATGGTGACCGCCGGCTGGTTGATGGCGAGCACACACGCGCTCTCGCACGGGGCCGGACACAGCCGCCCGGTGAACTCCGGGAAGTTGTTGGTGGCGTGCAGCCGCTCGATGGCCCGCAGCCAGTCGTCCCGCGAGACCAGGTCGTTCCACTCCGGGATGAGATTGCCCAGCGGGCAGCCCTGGTGGCAGAACGGGATACCGCAGTCCATACAGCGACCGGCCTGGGCGCTGATGATCGGCAGCAGTCCGCCCGGTGCGTAGACCTCGTCCCAGTCCCGCACCCGCTCGGCCACGGGGCGGCGGGGTGGAAGGCGGCGCGGTGTGGTGAGAAAACCCTTCGGGTCGGCCATGACGGCCTCCGTTACCCGTGTCATGGTCTGGCCGGGGAAGCCCGGTCCACCGGGCTCCCGGCGTGGCGGCACCACGCGGCGCTGTCACGCGTTTCTCCCCACTGTACGACCGGTGCGTACGACAGGGCCGAGCCGCTGTCTCCGTGCTGACCAGGGCGTTCCGGACCGTCGGGCCGACCGGAAGCCACGGACCCGTGGCCGACCGGAAACGGGCGGACCGCTATCCGGCCGGCAGCCGGGCGCGTACCGCCTCCGCCTGTGCCATCACCCGGTCCACCAGCTCCGCACAGGACGGCAGATCACCGATGACCCCGGCCACCTGGCCCGAGGTCATCACCCCGGTGTCGGTCCGGCCGTCCACCATCGACGCCTTGAGCAGCATCGGGGTGGTGGCGGCCAGCAGCACCTGGCTCCAGGTGAGGTCCCGGCCGCGGCGCATGGCCAGCCCGTCGCGCGCCATCCGCGCCCAGCTCAGCCCGGACAGCCGCCGGAAGGCGGCGGCGTGGCGCACGGCGCGGACGAGGGCGGCGGCGCGCCCGGAGCGCTCCAGGGCGTCGACCAGCTCGCTGCGGAGCATCCGGTGCGGCAGTCCGTCCACCGCGGTGGTGACGGTGACATCGGTGACCGCGGCGGCCAGATAGCGGGCCTTCACCGCGTCCGGCACCGTGCTGTCGGAGGTCAGCAGGAAGCGGGTGCCCATCGCGATCCCGGCCGCCCCGTAGACGAGCGCGGCCACCAGGCCCCGGCCGTCGTGGAAGCCGCCCGCGGCCACCACCGGGATGTCCACCGCGTCCACGACCTGCGGGAGCAGCACACCGGTGGCCACCTCACCGGTGTGGCCGCCGCCCTCGCCGCCCTGCACCACGACCGCGTCCGCACCCCAGGCCGCCACCTTCTCCGCGTGCCGTCGCGCGCCGACGGAGGGGATGACGACCACGCCCGCGTCCTTCAGCCGGGCGATCAGCTCACGGGTGGGGGCCAGCGCGAAGGACGCCACCCGCACGCCCTCCTCGATGATGATCCGCACCCGCTCCGCGGCGTCGCCCGCGTCGGCCCGCAGATTGACGCCGAAGGGTGCGTCGGTGCGCGAGGCGACCTCCCGTACCGCCGCCCGCAGCCGGTCGGGGGACATGGTGGAGGAGGCGAGGATGCCCAGCGCCCCGGCGCCGGCCACGGCGGAGACCAGCCGGGGCCCGGCCACCCACCCCATACCGGTCTGGACGATCGGGTGGCGGACGCCGGTGAGCGCGGTCAGCGGGGTGTCCATCAGGACGGCACCTCCCTTTCGCGCAGCCCCTCCGGATCGATGACCTCCCGGATCAGCCGCAGCTCGGCCCCGCTCGGCTCACGGGTGCGGGGGACGTCGTCGGCGACGGCCAGCGGGAAGCCGGTGGCCTCCCGCACCTGATCGGCGGTCACCCCCGGATGCAGGGAACACACCCGCAGGGCGCGGTCGGGGGTGGCGAAATCGAGGACGGCGAGATCGGTCACCACCCGCCGCAGATCGTGGAAGCGGCTCGCCGAGGGCCCGGCCGCGGCCGCCCGGTCGTGGCCGACCCCGCAGACCATGTCCACGCGCTCCACGAAGACCCGCCGGGAGTGCCGGGGTACCCAGTAACTCGTTGGGTTGTTCAGGGTGTTGACGGTCGCTCCGCGCACCCCCAGCAGCTGCCGCCGGGGCCGTTTCCAGTCGCCGACGCAACTGATGTTCTGGTTGCCGTGGCGGTCGAGCTGGCTCGCGCCCATCATCACATGGCGTCCGCCGCCGGTGACCAGCGCCAGGTGGCGGCGGTACGGCAGCCAGCCCTCCACCACCTCCGGGTCGTCGCCGATGAGCATGGCCTCGCCGTCGGTCAGCAGCAGACCGGGCGCGAAAGTGAGCCTGGCCAGCCGTGCGCCGATCCGGGGCACCACCCCCATCGGCGCGGCCAGGATCTCCCCGTCGCCCCGCCATGCCTCCGCGCACGCCACCACGCAGTACTCGGCCCGGCTCACGCCCCGGCTCATCGGCTCTCCCTCCGGAAGTCCGCCACCGCGGCCCGGTACGTGTCCTCGTCCCCGGACAGGAAGCGCGCACTGAACTCCCGCCATGCGGCGGGGTCGGTGGCGGCCTTGGCGTACGCGCTCTGGAACGCCTCGTCGCGTCCGTAGTCGGGGGCGCAGGAGGTGAAGTGGGCGCCGTGCGGGGCCTCGATCACACCGGTCACACTGTGACGGCTGACCAGCAGCGTCTGCGGACCGCCCGCCGCCGCGAACTCCGCGGTGTCGACCACACGTTCGCAGGAGACATACGCCCGCTCCGCCGCCTCGCAGAACAGGTCGTCGAAGTACGGGTCGGGACCCAGGTACTGGCCGTTGCCCGCGGCGTCCGCGCGGTTGAGGTGCACCAGCGCCACGTCCAGCCGCAGCGCCGGTACGGCTGCCAGCTCCTCGCCGTCCCCGTAGGGGGAACGGACCGTCCGCAGTGCCGGGTTGACCGTCATCACGTCCGAGCCGAGGCCCGCGCGGACCGGCAGGAACGGCAGCCGGTGCACCGCGGCGGTCAGCCCCCACATGACCATCGCCTCGTCCAGTTCAACCAGTTCGAGGGTGCCGCCCTCGCGTGCCGCACGGAAGTGCGGCTCCAGGGCGATGGAGTCCAGGGTCGCGAACGCGGTGACCAGTGTGCGGATCGTTCCGGCGGCGGCCAGCAGCCCCACGTCCGGGCCGCCGAAGGAGACCACCGTCAGATCCGTGACGTCCGTGCGCAGCAGGGCCCGTACCAGCGCCATCGGTTTGCGGCGGGAACCCCAGCCGCCGATGCCGACCGTCATCCCGCTCTCGATCCGGCCGACCGCCTCCGCCGCGCTCATCCGCTTGTCCCCGTGCCTCATCGCCTCTCACCGCCCCGCGCGAGGAAGGCGTCCCGGTGCCGGTCGGCGAGCCCGCCGAGGTTGGCCTCGAAGGTGAAGCCCTGCTCGAAGCGGTAACTGCGGTGCACATCGACCGGGTCGATCCCGTTGATGGCCGCCTTGGCCAGCCGCAGCAGTTCGCCGTCCTTGGCGGCGATCTCGCGTGCCAGCTCCAGCGCCGCGGCCCGCAGTCCGGCGCGCGGCACCACCCGCCACACCGAACCGTGCCGGTGCAGCTCCTCCGCGGTCGCGGTACGCGCGGTGTAGTACAGCGCCCGCATCAGATGCTGTGGCACCAGCCGGGCCAGATGGGTGGCCGCCCCCAGCGCGCCGCGGTCCAGCTCCGGCAGTCCGAAGGCCGCGTCCTCGCTTGCCACGATCGCGTCCGCGTTGCCCACCAGGCCGATACCGCCGCCGAGGCAGAAGCCCTGCACCGCCGCGACGACCGGTACCGGGCAGTCGTACACGGCGGCGAACGCCTCGGCGCAGCCCCGGTTGGCGCCGAGGAGCGCGCCGTACCCCTCGGTGCGCCGCATCTCCTT
This window contains:
- a CDS encoding alkene reductase encodes the protein MTNTSVQSPASVESPLFAPSRLGPLELPNRLVMAPLTRNRAGADGVPGPMMTTYYAQRASAGLIIAEAATPNAVGQTYPHIPGIHTGAQVAGWRRVTDAVRAAGGRMFLQLQHGGRVGHPDTHGLTPVAPSPVPLPETIHTPQGRQPAFPPREMTADDIRSTVADFAAAARNAIDAGFEGVEVHSANGHLLHQFLAKNTNRRTDGYGGAVSGRIRFTVEVVRAVADAIGPERTGLRISPGNTVNSIAEGDTDEIYPALVRVLAGTGLAYLHIVFADPDQPLYRDIRRDWPGTLMANPALGRGPLPADGGRRAGERLLASGADLIALGRAFMANPDLVERLRIGAPLNPVRDRYAMYTGGETGYTDYPTLASAR
- a CDS encoding MerR family transcriptional regulator, coding for MRIGELARRSGVSERSLRYYEQQGLLRAERTPGGHRDYGDWAVDRVIRIQELLAAGLNSAKIAQLLPCMRDGDGGPSEIATRQLVTELIGERDRIDRMIGDLIRSRDVLDEVIATASDG
- a CDS encoding MBL fold metallo-hydrolase, encoding MISQSPLIALADGVHLWSPRPSTGWGLANCGLIVSPDGAAAWVDTPYDRRMALDFLERSRTLLPDGGRIGRVIVTHANGDHLWGAEVLPDPEVVATREALGHIAWEPKPRQLHALVHGSDPETPLGWYLQRHFGRFDWSATDVVEPTLTFTGELDLCIGQVPVQLFGLPSAHTTGDLIAYLPRQRVAFTGDVIFASGTEDPGDHAVHWAGPLSHVIAACERVLATGAEIIVPGHGPVLDPEGVRGHIRYLEHLRHRSHQLHQAGVPALDAARALIAENTFPRLGLPERMVITVATEYRHLDGAADGPDILAVMADVAQVAWERREEVAAD
- a CDS encoding glutamate synthase subunit beta, which produces MADPKGFLTTPRRLPPRRPVAERVRDWDEVYAPGGLLPIISAQAGRCMDCGIPFCHQGCPLGNLIPEWNDLVSRDDWLRAIERLHATNNFPEFTGRLCPAPCESACVLAINQPAVTIKNVEVAIADRAWESGRVPHRPPERLTGRTVAVIGSGPAGLAAAQQLTRAGHTVAVYERDDRAGGLLRYGIPAFKMEKHHLDRRLAQMRAEGTKFRTGVGVGTDVDAAELRSRYDALVIAVGARAWRELPVPGRELAGIHQAMEFLPMANRVQEGDYLRPPINAEGKHVVIIGGGDTGADCLGTVLRQGAASVTQLDIHPRPGEERDEAEPWPTYPRIYRMSAAHEEADELAAAPEADVDARVFSATTVRFEGTAPDAACPHGGVRALRLVGAEREGRPEPGGERVLPADLVLLALGFRGPEHDGLFDQLGLETDTRGNIARDVDFGAGADGVFVAGDAGRGQSLIVWAIAEGRSAAAAVDRYLTGSTTLPAPIEPADRPLTA
- a CDS encoding nitronate monooxygenase family protein, whose product is MDTPLTALTGVRHPIVQTGMGWVAGPRLVSAVAGAGALGILASSTMSPDRLRAAVREVASRTDAPFGVNLRADAGDAAERVRIIIEEGVRVASFALAPTRELIARLKDAGVVVIPSVGARRHAEKVAAWGADAVVVQGGEGGGHTGEVATGVLLPQVVDAVDIPVVAAGGFHDGRGLVAALVYGAAGIAMGTRFLLTSDSTVPDAVKARYLAAAVTDVTVTTAVDGLPHRMLRSELVDALERSGRAAALVRAVRHAAAFRRLSGLSWARMARDGLAMRRGRDLTWSQVLLAATTPMLLKASMVDGRTDTGVMTSGQVAGVIGDLPSCAELVDRVMAQAEAVRARLPAG
- a CDS encoding CoA-transferase subunit beta, with the protein product MSRGVSRAEYCVVACAEAWRGDGEILAAPMGVVPRIGARLARLTFAPGLLLTDGEAMLIGDDPEVVEGWLPYRRHLALVTGGGRHVMMGASQLDRHGNQNISCVGDWKRPRRQLLGVRGATVNTLNNPTSYWVPRHSRRVFVERVDMVCGVGHDRAAAAGPSASRFHDLRRVVTDLAVLDFATPDRALRVCSLHPGVTADQVREATGFPLAVADDVPRTREPSGAELRLIREVIDPEGLREREVPS
- a CDS encoding CoA transferase subunit A; protein product: MRHGDKRMSAAEAVGRIESGMTVGIGGWGSRRKPMALVRALLRTDVTDLTVVSFGGPDVGLLAAAGTIRTLVTAFATLDSIALEPHFRAAREGGTLELVELDEAMVMWGLTAAVHRLPFLPVRAGLGSDVMTVNPALRTVRSPYGDGEELAAVPALRLDVALVHLNRADAAGNGQYLGPDPYFDDLFCEAAERAYVSCERVVDTAEFAAAGGPQTLLVSRHSVTGVIEAPHGAHFTSCAPDYGRDEAFQSAYAKAATDPAAWREFSARFLSGDEDTYRAAVADFRRESR
- a CDS encoding enoyl-CoA hydratase family protein is translated as MGVSTTAPEAGVAVVTTDFPPVNALPVHGWYALAAAVRDAGADPAVRCVVITAEGRGFNAGVDIKEMRRTEGYGALLGANRGCAEAFAAVYDCPVPVVAAVQGFCLGGGIGLVGNADAIVASEDAAFGLPELDRGALGAATHLARLVPQHLMRALYYTARTATAEELHRHGSVWRVVPRAGLRAAALELAREIAAKDGELLRLAKAAINGIDPVDVHRSYRFEQGFTFEANLGGLADRHRDAFLARGGERR